A single window of Betaproteobacteria bacterium DNA harbors:
- a CDS encoding cupin domain-containing protein, with translation MKHINWDKVPAERLNDKFVRKLAWDGKIMIGQTLVEKGYVVPLHSHDNQQVTFVASGVWRFKLEGRTVEVGPNEMIFIPANVAHTAEALETLVAYDVFTPPREDWINGDDAYLRAK, from the coding sequence GTGAAACACATCAATTGGGACAAGGTTCCCGCCGAAAGACTCAACGACAAGTTCGTTCGCAAGCTGGCCTGGGACGGGAAGATCATGATCGGGCAGACCCTGGTCGAGAAAGGCTATGTCGTGCCGTTGCATTCGCATGACAATCAGCAGGTGACATTCGTAGCCAGCGGCGTCTGGCGCTTCAAGCTCGAGGGCAGGACCGTGGAAGTCGGTCCGAACGAAATGATTTTCATACCGGCCAATGTTGCGCATACCGCCGAAGCGCTGGAGACACTGGTGGCCTACGACGTTTTCACGCCGCCGCGCGAAGACTGGATCAACGGAGACGATGCCTACCTGCGCGCGAAGTAA